Proteins encoded together in one Bradyrhizobium sp. PSBB068 window:
- a CDS encoding FAD-binding oxidoreductase: MSSNAVRWPNSLWAAVTPSGPDCPELTGAQQADVVIIGGGFTGLSTALHLREANVDVAIVEAAEPGWGASGRNNGQVIPTLSRPDPDDIIKRHGSAGERFVAMLRDSAAMLFEIVKRYDIAAEQEQAGWVQPVHSPGRIKIAERRVQQWSKFGAPVELLSRDQTRDMLGSDAWYGGFWNRTGGHVNPLALARGLARTVLGLGGRIYARSPALSFERRGDRWVVKTEKGEISGRALVVATNAYSGEFAKSLVPEIATEVMPVLSWQMATQPLSDNVRKTIIPGRQAMSDTHGELYFARYDARNRLVTGGAVLGFGDKTGRLKARLTERLQRLWPQIGEVSFDYVWNGYVGMTADFLPRMHRLGPNAYGWTGCNGRAVALTIPLGRELARAVQGVPDNELALPFTEPVQYVAHGLLRKLAPWMLVLYRRRDAQEPVRGDRFELLRWAEQVLASHRSR, translated from the coding sequence ATGAGCAGCAATGCCGTGCGCTGGCCCAATTCGCTCTGGGCCGCCGTGACGCCGTCAGGCCCCGATTGCCCCGAATTGACCGGCGCGCAGCAGGCTGATGTCGTCATCATCGGCGGCGGCTTCACCGGGCTGTCGACCGCGCTGCATCTGCGCGAGGCCAATGTCGACGTCGCGATCGTCGAGGCGGCCGAGCCGGGCTGGGGCGCCTCGGGCCGCAACAACGGGCAGGTGATCCCGACGCTGTCGCGCCCCGATCCCGATGACATCATCAAGCGGCATGGCTCCGCCGGTGAGCGCTTCGTCGCGATGCTGCGCGACAGCGCGGCCATGCTGTTCGAAATCGTCAAGCGCTACGATATCGCGGCCGAGCAGGAGCAGGCCGGCTGGGTGCAGCCGGTGCACTCGCCTGGCCGCATCAAGATCGCGGAGCGGCGGGTGCAGCAATGGTCGAAATTCGGCGCGCCGGTCGAATTGCTCTCGCGCGACCAGACCCGCGACATGCTCGGCTCGGATGCCTGGTACGGCGGTTTCTGGAACAGGACCGGCGGTCACGTCAATCCGCTGGCACTGGCGCGCGGCCTTGCGCGCACCGTGCTCGGCCTCGGTGGACGGATCTATGCCCGTTCGCCGGCGCTGAGTTTCGAGCGCCGCGGCGATCGCTGGGTGGTGAAGACCGAGAAGGGCGAAATCTCGGGTCGTGCGCTGGTGGTCGCGACCAATGCCTATAGCGGCGAGTTCGCGAAATCGTTGGTGCCCGAGATCGCGACCGAGGTGATGCCGGTGCTGTCCTGGCAGATGGCGACGCAGCCGCTGTCGGACAACGTCCGCAAAACCATCATCCCCGGCCGGCAGGCGATGTCGGACACCCATGGCGAGCTGTATTTCGCGCGCTACGATGCCCGCAATCGCCTCGTCACCGGCGGCGCCGTGCTCGGGTTCGGCGACAAGACCGGGCGGCTGAAGGCGCGGTTGACCGAGCGGTTGCAGCGATTGTGGCCGCAGATCGGCGAGGTCTCGTTCGACTATGTCTGGAACGGCTATGTCGGGATGACCGCGGATTTCCTGCCGCGGATGCACCGGCTCGGACCGAACGCCTATGGCTGGACCGGCTGCAACGGCCGCGCCGTCGCGCTGACCATCCCGCTCGGCCGCGAATTGGCGCGGGCAGTCCAGGGCGTGCCCGACAATGAGCTGGCGCTGCCGTTCACCGAGCCGGTGCAGTATGTGGCGCACGGCTTGTTGCGCAAGCTCGCGCCCTGGATGCTGGTGCTCTACCGGCGCCGCGACGCCCAGGAACCGGTCAGGGGCGATCGCTTCGAGCTGCTGCGCTGGGCGGAGCAAGTGCTCGCCTCGCACCGCTCCAGGTAA